The Hippoglossus stenolepis isolate QCI-W04-F060 chromosome 3, HSTE1.2, whole genome shotgun sequence genomic sequence ATAATACACAAGATATATAATCACCTCTGATcctaaatatcaaatattaattttcttcattttatcccacaatttattttataatataaaacacaaaacctaattattttccatttactACATGAGAATGAGATTTCTTTTGGAGGGTCAACACAGTCTGGGCTGAGTCACTGATTAGCAGCAACATTTAGTATtttgcattattattttattaaatttaccATTAAAAAGAGTTTTGAGAATTTAGCTCCACATCCACGAGGGTAAAGTTCCCTTCAGACATTCCTCAGCCCAGCGTGGCCGCACAACGCAGTTAATGGGAtgcacactgagacacacttgTATTGATCCCTCAGTAACAGCGATGAAAGGACAGAGTGTGGGAACCCAGAGGAGAGTGACTCACAGAGCATCAGTGGTCCACGGATCCAGACCTCTGCCCCAATGACACAGATGTTAAAGGCTATTGAAGCACCAAGACAAAAACATATACTGAGGTATTTCAAAGTATTTGTTGGTAAaaagttttagattttttttgttttaaaacatcctTAAAATATTCTATATGAAAATGGCAGTGACTTATTATATTGAACAATTACCCATAATCTCAAATTCAAAGTAACACTGATTGATTTGACAACATTTCTTACAATAATCTCAGTAGATTTActcttaataataaaaacagacaaactgccAGATCACtttctattattttcttcaGATTATGTTTTATAAAGTGCAGATTTCTATGCTGGTCTGAAATGttcataactttatttttaaaatcccaaaacaaatcCCAACTTTAATCTTGACAAGGCTTCTATCTTTGTAGAATAAAACTAAAGAGAAGAAACTGCGTCTGCTTGTGTCGACTAATCCTCTTTTAACGCAGCACACGTCTCAGTCTGAGTTAATGGGAGAAGTGTGGGAAAGCCCTGAAGAGCACAGCCACAGTTCAAGTTGATTAGCGTCTTAATCACACAATCAGCCGCCTCCTGTCCCGAGGGACCGGGCACACTTCGGGAAGCAGCTGCTCCAGCCTCACAGCTCctgatgtgaacatgtgaaataTTGATCTGTTTGATTTCACAAAAAACTTGAATTTTGACTGGAAGGTACAATTTTCTGCACGTGCTAATTGAAAGTGGGAGGAAATTGGGGACGattgcttgtgtttgtattttttctggTTTTTGTTGTTCCGCTCCAGATGGTTGGTGACGTCAGGCTCGGTCTCTGTTACAGCTCACATCCAGGATCCATTACAAACGACTCTTTTGTTGTGAGCGGGCAAATGATCAGTGTGGGAAACTGAGGGAAACGTTCTACTCACActaagaggagagaggacacatCTGCTACATCTGGACACCAGGACTTTGTCCacatttaatctttaataacaaaaaatacCATAATATATAATGTTGTGTTCCAGTATCTTGCAGCAtgaaaaattaaacttttactttacaattaattaatttaaagaaTTAAATGATAATACCTcatataaaatgtgtaaattttGAGGTACAAAGTTTTTAGATCAGGGCATGTGCTCATTCAAAGTCATTGATCAGCATCAGGCAGCAGATCTGCTCTCTACAGGGTCACCACTTTCCCAGATTCTCCCTCCATCACCCCCCCAGTCCTCCACCTGTTCCCCTGAGATCCAACTATTGTCTCCGGCTCATATGACAACTGAGCATGTGGCAGCTCCACAgtccctttctctttttcaggctctctgattggctgagactGTGGGAACCTGCAGCCAGACCCAGACCCACACATTGATATGGAGATGTGGGACTATAAATAGGAGGGATGAAGGCAGCAGAGATCAGATTGTCTCTACACAGACCTCTACAGCACAGAGATCCACACATGGCTCCTACAATCACTGCAGCAAGGACCAACTCTCAGGAGCATCTGACTCGGAGCCACAAGGTAAATTGAAGATTCAAGGAGACGTGCTCTTCTTCCACCAgagcttgtgtttgttcatgcTGACTCTTGACTCCAGAATAAGTTGATGACTGACTTTGttcttgtctctgcagctcagaaagCCTCTGGTGGAGAAGTTACGCAGAGAGCGAATCAACAGCAGCATCGAGCTGCTCAAGTCTCTCCTGGGTCCAGAGTTCCTCAACCAGCAGCCAGACTCCAAGCTGGAGAAAGCAGACATCCTGGAGATGACAGTTTGCTTCctgacacagctgctgcagcagaaccagcagcagagaagactGATGAAGCACTTCAACAAGCTGCAGTCTTCCTCTGAGGAGAAGCTGACAGAGGCTGACTTCTCTCCTCTGAGCTCCACAGTCCACAGCAGCATCACCAAAGACAGAGTCCAGTCAGCAGCGCCCCTGGAGGCCGTGGTAGACTCCTACAGACTGGAGTTACCAGCAGACAAACTGGGACGAGCTCAGTGGTCAGAGACAACTGGAAGTGAATTCTATGAAATGTAAGGACTTGTTCTTCTGTAGgaacagaaacatgtatttgtgtgttggaCATTTCCTGAGGAAAAGAAGCAACAATATCTTtcaagtgaagaaagaaaacatcttgTCATGCATGTTGCATGAATCACATCTGATTACATCAGCAATTATTATCACACCTCACTGTGTCAGTGATGTATCATCATATGGTTTGTTACCTGTTGATTTATATTGGTCTTTGCTGTGAAAACATCTAAATGTCCTTTTTGTGGACGTGTTTTCATCAGGATTTTAACTTTGAATTTCTCTGTTCAGTCAAATATGATCTGTTTTAAGAtccaaatgtttatttcatcttctttatGATCGAGAACATCTTGTCATGCATGTTGCATGAATCACATCTGACTGCATCAGCAGTTATTATTGTATCTCACTGTATCAGTGATATATCATTACTTGataacatttattaatattttacctCACTGTACTTCATGGTTGAAGAGAACAcagtggaaacattttaatatgtttcaTTAATATTGATCATTTTGATCAGAAACCTTGACTTTCTCTTGTTAACATTGTTAATCATTGATTTTAATCTCTGTTATTAGTtgcatttgttgtgttgtgcatcAACAAATACTGAAACTGAATTCTATGGAATTTAAGGACTTGTTCTTCTGTATGAACAGAAGGATGTTTAAATACTAAATGTGTTCAAACTCTCCTTTGGAGAGAAATGTACTTTTCCGAAGGAAAAAGTAAATATGGAAACTTCATCTTTCACATTGAGAAAGAACATTATTAATTCATGTTTAATGAAAGTTTATATTCCTCTGCATTTGTATGAGATGAACTTGTACTAATTCTGTATCTTTGATCATTTTGATCAAACTGACTTGATGTCATGATTTTAATCACTTTGATTAGTTAACATTGATCTGTTATAGGATCTATATGCATTTCTATCCTTTAATCCAAAAGGTCTGTGTGTaaatctgctgctgtggcagTGAACTGTTTACTTTAATGAAAGTGACCTTTATACTCACCTGATCTGTTCTAGGGTCAGTTTGTTCCACCTCAGCTTTTATATAAAGCGTCAatgttgattttaaataatattttatattaagatGAACATCaactgtttgtgtcttttgtaaAGACCCATGTTCCTCCACTCAGTTTGAGTGCAGCGTGACTTGGAGACGCTGCcaagttgttgttgtgatgcATCATCACTTGTTTCTGCTCTGAATGAAAACCTCATCATTACGTTTGTCAATAAACCAAAACATAATCGAATCTACTGCATTCTGTTTTCTTGTGTTACTTATACTTACATAACTGTACACAACAGTTGTGAAGAACATATTCCCAGAGAGATTCCTGTGGCATTTGTGTCACGGTAGAGGTCATGTATCATCAAACCACGGTTTAAGAAGGGTggcacggtggtacagtggtacagtggcCCCTCCTCTTGTCCAATGTTAGACAGGATTGACATCAGCCCCCTTGCTTCCCTCACCAATagaaaacagataaatggaTGATGACCAAACGTCAGTCGTCAAACCTTGGACATGATTCTCTCTCcacaatgcaaacaaacatattGCCATTTAGAGAAATGtcatttttcagtgtgaatATATGTGTTTGATTATCTGACATCATCCACTGTCTGTCACTTAGTGAGGAGGCTCTCAACTTTCTCTCTTTGCCATGGACCCTCCTACAAGATAGAACATATTCTGGGGAACTCCTTGTTTACATCCCTTGGAATAGTTTGTCATGAGCCTAATTTTTATACTTCTACTAagtgaaagaacaacacaaaataaatgtgtttgaaagataCTAGAAATGCATTTAAACTATTTTCACCATGTCAAAACAGAATATCTATATATCATGAGGATTTTAATGGATGAATCTGGAAGCTTTTCATGAACCCCTGGCAGTTTGCTACAGACCccgtttgagaaccactgactGAGTGGGTCCTCATGAGTCACCAGACCACATGGAGACATTTCCACTTTGTCTCCGACTATGTTTCAATGACAAAACTTCAGCTGAGTCACGTTTATTTGGGAAACTGTTGGAAAGTTGCATCAACtttacaattacattttctgttgttaGAGAAGAAAGTGAACATTTCTCTCCTGCAAGAGGCCGAACATCGGAGCTGGTTTGTGACGggaaacagtgacacacactttGTATTGATCCCTTTGGTTAAATGCATGAAAGGAGAGAGTGTGGGAAACCAGAGGGAAGTCACTCACAGGGTCCCAGTGGGACAGTGAGggacgacctctgacctgcggAGACAGAGGTTAAAGTGAATATGTTGCTATTAAACCTGGAAAACCCGCCTATTGTTTCAAATAACGCTCATTAATTtataatctatttttaaaacaaaaataattctaTTAACATTTCAAAACCTATTGCAAGTTCATTGGGTGGAAAcatatgttttttataattaaCTTTAATTACAGGCCACTTCTCAAAACTCAGTTATAAGTGAATTACAAAGTTGAAACAGGATTAAACCATTTCAGGACAGGAGCAAATCAGATCAGGgaataaaacattacaacaaataaataatattacagACAACAGGTAATGAAAGTTGTGTATTATAGgattaataaaaagcttttttttgaagacatgttttaggAATTTGTCACTGATTCTGGTTTAAAATAGACAAAATGGAAACTATAATCAAATGTTAGATGAAACTATGACAAAAGTTTGTGCCGAATACAATCTCCCAATATGGAGTCTTGAGAAATCTTTTAAAAAGCTGCGGATCCTTCGGtgtaaatgcacacactcataaaagtacacatacagacacacaaagagaaagtaCACACTTACACAAGTGTACACACTGCTGAATACAACCTGCAGCTCTTATCATAAAGAATCATTTGAAGATTTTAGTTTCTGCTTGTGCCCCAAAAAACCTCTCTGCTGGTTTAAGGTGACAGATGAACGGACTGAATGTAACAGAATGTGGGAAAGCACCGGACAACTCTGTCCCACTTCAGCCTGATTAGCATCTTTAACCACGCCAGCAGTCGCCTATTGTCCGGAGGGATTTGGCACACGTCAGGAAACAGCTGTCATTCACCCTTTACACTTTGAAAACATTCATCAATACAAAGGATATGTTATAACTACAgatatttgatttttttacagttatgaataaaacagtttCCAACAAACTGCTTAGATttgatgtatatttatgttataATTTTGGAAACTGTCCGAGCTCAGAGGGATCCAATGAGGTGGTTTCCCTCCAGATGGCCGGTGGCCTGACGTCAGGTCAGTGTCTCCATCGCAGCACACGCCCACGATCCgtcactaaagctgctttcaaagtGCTTTTGTCGTTCACTGACCACATCATTCAAACCCTGAGTGTGGGAAACTGAGAGAAACTTTCTACTCACACCAGCAGACACAAGACgacacagctgctgcatctgGACACAAGGACAACTTTTTAACTaatagacaaaaaaaacaacactgacttTGTCTCAAACTCAAATATTATAAACTGATTGGTTTCATGAATCACTGTAGTTAAAGTTCTGgtagtttaaaaaatatatgataacGTTTGTTATCTTTAGATTGATAATTGTGACAATGTGTTGAAATGTCCTTTATAATGGAAATAGTTATTATCTGAGACTAAATTTAATCATTAACAAAAATCTGTGATACCTGATGTTCATCTCCTGAGCCTTGCAAAAgtgatgaaatatgttttattcttctataaaatgaaaaaaaaaaatcactgtaaCTCTGTATACAgcttattaatataaaatagtttatatatattattattatatacaggATTTGTACAAACACAGTTTTGAGTTTGTGTTAAACTTCACCGTAGAGATTTTGCACTTCACCTTCATCTCCTTCTACTGATGAAGAGTCTCTGGTTTGACACGTGTGCTGACGAGCGTGTGCTCAGTCAAAGTCATTGATCAGCATCAGGCAGCAGATCTGCTCTCCCAGTCCTCCACCTGTTCCCCTGAGATCTAACTATTGTCCCCGAGGCATTAACACCATTCAGCACTATTGTCCCCcgagctctctgattggctgagactGTGGGAACCTGCAGCCAGACCCAGACCCACACATTGATATGGAGATGTGGGACTATAAATAGGAGGGATGAAGGCAGCAGAGATCAGATTGTCTCTACACAGACCTCTACAGCACAGAGATCCACACATGGCTCCTACAATCACTGCAGCAAGGACCAACTCTCAGGAGCATCTGACTCGGAGCCACAAGGTAAATTGAAGATTCAAGGAGACGTGCTCTTCTTCCACGAgagcttgtgtttgttcatgcTGACTCTTGACTCCAGAATAAGTTGATGACTGACTTTGttcttgtctctgcagctcagaaagCCTCTGGTGGAGAAGTTACGCAGAGAGCGAATCAACAGCAGCATCGAGCTGCTCAAGTCTCTCCTGGGTCCAGAGTTCCTCAACCAGCAGCCAGACTCCAAGCTGGAGAAAGCAGACATCCTGGAGATGACAGTTTGCTTCctgacacagctgctgcagcagaaccagcagcagagaagactGATGAAGCACTTCAACAAGCTGCAGTCTTCCTCTGAGGAGAAGCTG encodes the following:
- the LOC118105107 gene encoding transcription cofactor HES-6-like, which gives rise to MKAAEIRLSLHRPLQHRDPHMAPTITAARTNSQEHLTRSHKLRKPLVEKLRRERINSSIELLKSLLGPEFLNQQPDSKLEKADILEMTVCFLTQLLQQNQQQRRLMKHFNKLQSSSEEKLTEADFSPLSSTVHSSITKDQSPVSSAPWRPW
- the LOC118105032 gene encoding LOW QUALITY PROTEIN: transcription factor HES-7.1-B (The sequence of the model RefSeq protein was modified relative to this genomic sequence to represent the inferred CDS: inserted 2 bases in 1 codon); this encodes MKAAEIRLSLHRPLQHRDPHMAPTITAARTNSQEHLTRSHKLRKPLVEKLRRERINSSIELLKSLLGPEFLNQQPDSKLEKADILEMTVCFLTQLLQQNQQQRRLMKHFNKLQSSSEEKLTEADFSPLSSTVHSSITKDRXSSQQRPWRPW